The following nucleotide sequence is from Solanum dulcamara chromosome 7, daSolDulc1.2, whole genome shotgun sequence.
AAGCTTTGTTACCGGAGAAGCATCAGATAAATGCCAGCGCGAGAAGAGAAAGACAATCAATGGTGATGACATCATTTGGGCCATCACAATTCTCGGCTTTGAAGATTATGTTGTCCCTCTTAAACAATATCTTAATAAATATAGAGAATTAGAAGGTGAAAAGCTAAATTTTCCAAAGCAGCAACAACCACCACAACATGACCAGAAGCCATCTTTTTCATACAACAGTGTATATTCTCCCACTGGCCTTCTTCCTCAAACTTCATTTGTCCCAGCAGATCAATCATTTCCTTTGCCATTTTCACCCAACTCAATTCAGTCACAATTACCAAAACAGGACCACGTTGATTCTATGGGCCACTGGTAATAAAacaacaagaaaaataaatatattttattgttttcctttacttttaatatatatatttttgtgatgTAATGTAACATAGTACTAAACAAAAGAGTGCAggtctttatatatatatatatatatatatatatatatatatatattcatggtATTGTGTCCAAATTATGTAAAGCTAGAGAATCAAAACTCATTCCTGAATAGTCTTCGTAAGGATCTTGAACATCTTGATAATTAGGATTTTCATCATCTTCATTATGATCTTCTCCTGATCTTTGAGATATTtttggactttgattgattctTTCTACATTTGGATTGAATGTTTTTTGGACTTGGAATGAGATTGTTAATTATGTATTTATCATGTTCTATGTCTTTGAAGAAATTTTCTAGAGTCTGTTTGATTATGTCttctattttctcatttttttccttaTGGAGATTACACTTTTCCTTTTTAATGCTTCTCCTTGTGTTAGTGTTCTAGGCAATCTTCTTCAGAATGAAtctttattttcaagttttggcAAAGTGACAGTCATAAACGAATTTCATTTGTCTCTATCAGTTACCGTTTGACTCGGACTAGCTTTATCAAAATTCGATAAAGTAGATTTTACTGCATTTATTGGGAAATGCACATCCGTCTCATTCAATTTTTGTAGAGATGGAAAACTCGATTGTGTTCTCTGATGGGTATCAAGAGTCTGCTGGTGTGTGACTTCGCTTTTTAATGTATGATTTCTTTGTTCTAGTGCCTTCACTTGCTCTAGGCTGGTTTTTTCTTGTGTTAGGTTTTCAATCTTCTGAGTTATTGTCACAATCCAAATCTTTGAGTCATCATGGAGCCTACTAAAATCCCCCAGTAGGAAAGCCAACCCATATCAGGAAGTGCGAGTAATGAAATgtaagggtagaagaccaacgtTCAATTAGAggaataataagaaaaataggAACATGAATGAACGGTAGAAgcaaatcaaaaatatatataaataaaagatcCCTCTCATAATCTGTAAGTCACATGTAGAGATCTACTACAAAATGAGCTAagttccaaaagtggaccatagaaacaaggttgtctcaaaaagcaaaatagaggcaaaatatatgtacagaggAAGAAGGGTAAATCCAAAACATTGTGTGCTCACCCTCTCCTCCGATCAAGACTGCAGCTAGCTCGAGATCAACACTGATAGCTAGTACTCCGACCCGCATCACGAAAATATGTGGTTTCATGTatcacaaaataataattaaatcttttttcttgatttttatttgtaaaatacTAGCCTAAAGCATTGAGaactattataaaatatttagtgtcttttttattatattttatccataaattattaattagacATCTTTGGGGTCTATATATGACCTATTCTGACAAAACTTTAAATGAAAAATTAGATGTTGGATGAAATATCAACTTATGTTTTTCAAAATGAATTCTTTCCATCATTTCTGTAGATGTAGTATCaggtatgaaatgaatatttCCTAGTAATGTTTGTGCATAGGTGTCTGAAGTTGAAAttactcttttccctttgtcTATGGGCTTTGGAACTGTTGGTCTCATgctggaaaaaaatatttataagttaATTTTTATATTCAACCTACTTAATTAATCTGCTAAGTTATTGTCTTTctccttaatatttttaaatataatattttcatatgttgATATTGTGTCAATAAAATTAAGCCATCTTTTTCTACTACTTGCCATTTCATTTATTTACTGATGGAATTTAACAATTGCCTCGTGATCTGTTCTTACTAATATTTCACTTTTACGAATATATAATCTATAACTATCCGGTCCATATACTACCGCTAATATTTCTGCGTCTATACTACAcatattttctttctccttATACTTTCCACTTTTATAAGCATAATTCTTTTCTTCACTTTTGTTACCATATTTATTCGGTCTAACTTTTAGTACTGCTCCCCATCCTGCAAAACTTCCATCCGTTTCTATGATTAAGTAATCCGTTTCTAAGGATATATTTAAATTAGggatatatttttaatcatttccTTAATCTTTTGTACCAATCTAATATCttctatattaaaataattttgtatcTTGCTTTCTGTCTTAGTGTATAACGGTCCTGCTATTGTTTCTAAGTCTTGAATGAGGTTTCTTGCAGAATTTATTAATCCTTAAAAAATTGTAATTCTTTAGTATTTTCTAATCTATCTTGCATATCTAAGACCTTTTTAGCTATATGaggttgtaattttatttttccatcTCCTAATACTATCCCTTTATATGCATTTttcataattatattttttttacctgTTATTATCCcaattttttacaaatagtCTAAACACTATTTGGAGATGTCCTAAGTATTTTTCATGTCTTTACTAAgtactaaaatatcatctacatatacaaaaataatttttttatattctccAAATATAGTATCTATCTTTCTTTAGAATAATGGCGATACTATTTTTAATCCAAACGACTTTACTAACCATTCAAAACGTCCTTCGAGACAAGTAGGGACGTCCATTCTATACTTTCCTCATGTATCTTAATTTGTCAATATCCTGATTTACAGTCAAATTTACTAAATAGCTTATTTCCtttattctatttattaattcatttttatcaGGTAGTTTGTATGCATCTGTTCTAGTATTATCATGAAGTCGTTTATAATTTATTACCATTCTTGTTTTTCCCCTTACTATTTCACTATGATTTCTTATCATGAATGTTGCAGATGTATGCTTCGATGTAGATCTTCTTATTACTCCTAGGTTTAGtaattctttaatttgtatACTAAAGTTTTTCATATCTTGATTAGTTGCCTCTATTGCAGCCGTATTTATTACATATTCTAGATTTATAATATCTAGCTTACATAATAGTTTATtcgctttttaatattttagtgGTTGTTCTCCTGTTATTTCATTTCATCAAGTATCCTTACTAAATTCTTTGGGCTTTTAATAATTCCTATTctttcatttcttgtcttaaagTTATAAAATTCAATTTCTATATCTATTAGTGTATAATCTTTTTCACGTATTCCTTTGCTATAATCTTCTTCTTCATGCATATCTTCTGGCATTTTACAACACTCATTGTTATTCTAAcaatttttactttatgttcgcaGATTCTTATGGTCTGGTGTGCTAGAGAATATAATTTCCATTTTATCATTAATGAATCTTTCTTTTGTTTCTAATTTTGTAGTTTGTACAGGTGTATATGTagtatttttaaagaaaactaCCCCATCTCTTGACATTAAACAAATTCCCTTATAATGTAATATAAATTGTAATCCTAGCACAAAATCTACTTTTATGTTTAACTCTCTCACTCATATTCTGTCAATGTTATaagctattttttaaaaattcattgcATGTATTTATAAAGCAACTTGTATTTTATCTATATAATACTGGTATATATTGTGGGTTCCATTCATTTGCATTGCTGCAATTGATTTTTCtaaaacttatattatatttaatagtattattttcttatttattataTAACTTGTACATCCAATATCTACTAACGCtagattttctatttttatgtcTTTTATTTTAATCCTAGCCAATATCTTTATTGTAgtgatttttttatactttattCCCTTCCCAATGTTTTAGTGGTTGTTCTCCTGTTATTTCCATTTCATCAAGTATTCTTACTATATCTTCTAAATTATTAGGGCTTTAAATAATACCTATTCTTTCATTCCCGTCTTAAAGTTATAAAATTCAATTTCTATGTCTATCAGAGTATAACCTTTTTCACTTATGTCTTTGTCGTAATCTTCTTCTTCATACATATCTTCTTGCATTTTACAACACTCATTGTTGTTCTTCCTGTTTTTACAGCATGTTTGTAGGTTCATATGATCTGGTGTGCTAGGGGATTTCCATTTTACGATTAATGTATCTTTCTTTCGTGTTGAATTTTGTTGTTTGCACTAGGGTATAAGTAGTATTTTTAAAGAATACTACCCCATCTCTTGTAATTAAACAACTTCTGTTATTAtgtaatataaattataatcctAGCACAAAATCTACATTTATGTTTAACTCTCTAACCCATATTCTATCAATATTATAAGTtggtttttaaaatttattgcatGTATTTATAAAGCTAACTTGTATTTTATCTATATAATACTAGTATATATTATGGGTTACATCCATTTGCATTGCTGCAATTATTTTGCCTTGAACTTTAATTAGATTTGATggtattattttcttatttattatataatatgtacATTTGGTATCTACTAATGCTAGAGTTTCTATCCCTATGTCTTTTATTTTAATCATAGCCCGTATCTTTATTGTAGTGAATTTTTTAAACTTCATTCGCTTTCCAATATTGCAGTGGTTGTTCTCCTATTATTTCCATTTCATCAAGTATCCTTACTATAGATTCTAAATTCTTTGGGCTTTGAATAATTCCTTATCTTTCAATTCCcattttaaagttataaaaTTCAGTTTCTATATCTATCAACGTATAATCTTGTTCACTATGTCTTTGTCGTAATCTTCTTCATCATACATATTTTCTTGCATCCTACAACActcattgttatttttataatttttatagcATGTTCGTAGGTTCTTATGGTCTGGTGTGCTAGAggatattattttcattttaccATTAATGTatcttccttttatttctaattttgtAGTTTGTACTAGGGTAAAATAATACTACCCCATCTCTTGTAATTGAACAACTCCCGTGATTAtgcaatataaatttttatccTAGAATAAAATCTATATTTATGTTTATCTCTCTCACCCAAATTCTATCAATGTTataagttgatttttaaaattcattgcATTTATTTGTAAAGCTAACTTATATTTTATCTATATAATACTTGTATATATTATGGGTTCCATCCATTTGTATTGTTGCAATTTATTTGTCTAGAACTTTTATTAGATTTGATGctataattttcatatttattatacaACATGTACAGATGGTATCTACTAATGTTAGAATTTCTATCTCTATGTCTTTTATTTAATCGTAGCCAGTCTCTTTATTgtagtgaattttttttatcttaattaCATACTAGGATCTCATAGTTTTCTATGTTCATTAGTTCTGCCTCCTCAGTGGATATTCAATGGAACCTCCAATTCTCTAGGTTTATTTGTTCTGTTCTTTGTGTGgatttttcctcttcttctagcttttcttttcctttttctagtACCCTTATTCCTTGTTCTAATTCATTCATTCTGGTTGGTAATGTTATTATTCT
It contains:
- the LOC129896145 gene encoding nuclear transcription factor Y subunit B-7, producing the protein MPASTTSSTMTIIPNNSNKEQDRFLPIANVGRIMKKVIPGNGKISKDAKETVQECVSEFISFVTGEASDKCQREKRKTINGDDIIWAITILGFEDYVVPLKQYLNKYRELEGEKLNFPKQQQPPQHDQKPSFSYNSVYSPTGLLPQTSFVPADQSFPLPFSPNSIQSQLPKQDHVDSMGHW